One Myxococcaceae bacterium JPH2 DNA window includes the following coding sequences:
- a CDS encoding helix-turn-helix transcriptional regulator, giving the protein MEQRLATIIGNAVRAARQRLELTQADVAERVGIATEVYGRLERGHMLPSVRTLRKLCLVLNASSDVLLGLSATTTVEGSAPQLAEDPPEYRERPEVRRLMRTVRKLDSPRLRLLGQVAHALER; this is encoded by the coding sequence ATGGAACAACGACTGGCAACCATCATTGGAAACGCTGTTCGCGCGGCCCGTCAGCGATTGGAGCTGACCCAGGCGGACGTCGCTGAGCGCGTCGGTATCGCGACCGAGGTGTATGGACGCCTCGAGCGCGGCCACATGCTGCCCAGCGTCCGCACGCTGCGGAAGCTGTGCCTCGTCCTCAACGCCTCTTCGGATGTGCTGCTCGGTCTGAGCGCGACGACGACGGTGGAAGGCAGCGCGCCCCAGCTCGCGGAGGATCCGCCCGAGTACCGCGAGCGCCCCGAGGTGCGTCGGCTGATGCGCACCGTGCGCAAGCTCGATTCCCCCCGGCTGCGGCTCTTGGGTCAGGTGGCGCACGCACTGGAGCGATGA
- a CDS encoding fatty acid desaturase: MPRVRSTPPRFDVPQLTAHALWWLWFLAFTGGWARMSGSLRAGLWLVGVAVTFWNYAVLHNHMHVAIARPRAARWLVSRTLGLTCGFPYRGYVIHHLNHHRFSDGPGDWGQRRRGEGAFGYCVRSVLAPWLWPFALMKEVWRSATRHGQRAELLLDFAVVDGTLLGLIIWRPTLGLSFWALLLTGQMCIHWLNLAAHFGTDPTCRDALAVTSTSRLYNHVFFNAGHHQAHHVRPHVPWFALPSFTRELASRGQVRPGLVSPWAPIHPRWVARVAKQYSARLCDARTDSTTTSEAPSVDIS; this comes from the coding sequence ATGCCGCGCGTCCGCTCGACCCCGCCTCGGTTTGACGTTCCCCAGCTCACGGCGCATGCGCTGTGGTGGCTGTGGTTCCTGGCCTTCACCGGAGGCTGGGCGCGGATGTCCGGGTCCCTGCGCGCGGGCCTGTGGCTCGTGGGCGTGGCGGTGACGTTCTGGAACTACGCCGTGCTGCACAATCACATGCATGTGGCCATCGCCCGTCCACGCGCGGCGCGCTGGCTGGTGAGCCGGACGTTGGGGCTGACGTGTGGCTTTCCGTACCGCGGCTACGTCATCCATCACCTCAACCATCATCGCTTCAGCGATGGCCCGGGTGACTGGGGCCAGCGTCGGCGCGGCGAGGGCGCGTTCGGCTATTGCGTGCGCTCGGTGCTGGCGCCGTGGCTGTGGCCGTTCGCGTTGATGAAAGAGGTGTGGCGCTCGGCCACGCGGCACGGACAGCGCGCGGAGCTGCTGCTGGATTTCGCGGTGGTGGATGGAACGCTGCTGGGGCTCATCATCTGGAGGCCAACGCTGGGCCTGTCCTTCTGGGCGCTGTTGCTCACGGGACAGATGTGTATTCACTGGCTCAACCTCGCGGCCCACTTCGGGACGGACCCCACCTGCCGAGACGCCTTGGCGGTGACCTCCACGTCCCGGCTCTACAACCATGTGTTCTTCAATGCGGGGCACCATCAGGCGCACCACGTGAGACCTCATGTGCCGTGGTTCGCGCTGCCGTCATTCACTCGTGAACTGGCGTCGCGAGGGCAGGTTCGTCCAGGACTGGTAAGCCCGTGGGCGCCCATCCATCCGCGCTGGGTGGCGCGCGTGGCAAAGCAGTATTCTGCTCGGCTGTGCGACGCGCGGACGGACTCGACGACTACTTCCGAAGCCCCCTCGGTCGATATCTCGTAG
- a CDS encoding helix-turn-helix transcriptional regulator, with amino-acid sequence MRRADGLDDYFRSPLGRYLVGDCFLHWYAAADLCGFAVWGRPGEQQAQRIVQALDVELEPALPHDSLVDLRRVEGIDADAFGVMKDYMQAHAGQFARTVRRQVLLRPDGLAGAIVGGFYELVQGGYPHKVFTDAAEGLSWLGRDADMIGPLVSRLNTLVAEATGQSPLLRELHQVLRGKLPGASLADVARTMGMSERTLQRRLKEADTSFQTELNTVQVRTAQGLLLETDMKLTAVAVEVGCASLQHFSSLFRKWVGETPSGWRERHRGGTPTPESSSAPRAAEEAPPQGERPRTP; translated from the coding sequence GTGCGACGCGCGGACGGACTCGACGACTACTTCCGAAGCCCCCTCGGTCGATATCTCGTAGGGGACTGTTTCCTTCACTGGTATGCGGCGGCGGACCTCTGTGGGTTCGCGGTGTGGGGAAGGCCGGGAGAGCAACAAGCCCAGCGCATCGTCCAGGCGCTGGACGTGGAGCTGGAGCCCGCGCTGCCGCACGACTCGCTCGTCGACTTGCGCCGCGTGGAGGGAATCGACGCGGACGCCTTCGGCGTGATGAAGGACTACATGCAAGCCCACGCCGGCCAGTTCGCGCGCACGGTGCGCCGGCAGGTGCTGCTGCGTCCGGACGGGCTCGCGGGCGCCATCGTCGGAGGCTTCTACGAATTGGTGCAGGGCGGCTATCCCCACAAGGTCTTCACCGACGCGGCCGAGGGGCTGAGCTGGCTGGGTCGCGACGCGGACATGATTGGTCCGCTGGTGTCGCGGCTCAACACACTGGTGGCCGAGGCCACCGGTCAATCGCCGCTGCTGCGCGAGCTGCATCAGGTGCTGCGCGGGAAGCTGCCGGGCGCGAGCCTGGCGGACGTGGCCCGGACCATGGGCATGTCGGAGCGCACGCTCCAGCGCCGACTCAAGGAAGCGGACACGTCGTTCCAGACGGAGCTGAACACGGTGCAGGTGCGCACCGCGCAAGGACTCCTGCTGGAGACAGACATGAAGCTCACCGCCGTCGCGGTGGAGGTGGGCTGCGCTTCGCTCCAGCACTTCAGCAGCTTGTTTCGCAAGTGGGTGGGCGAGACGCCCAGCGGCTGGCGCGAGCGACACCGCGGAGGCACACCGACACCCGAGAGCAGCTCGGCCCCGCGCGCGGCGGAAGAGGCACCGCCGCAGGGAGAGCGCCCGCGCACGCCGTGA